One window from the genome of Salvia miltiorrhiza cultivar Shanhuang (shh) chromosome 7, IMPLAD_Smil_shh, whole genome shotgun sequence encodes:
- the LOC130994584 gene encoding protein NRT1/ PTR FAMILY 6.3-like, whose protein sequence is MASVLPQTNIDAGETLPDAWDYKGRPSLKSASGGWTSAAMILGVEAFERLTTLGIAVNLVTYLTGTMHLGNAAAANNVTNFLGTSFMLCLLGGFIADTFLGRYLTIGIFATVQATGVTLLTISTTIPSLRPPKCTPNSEACIPASGTQFTVLYLALYLTALGTGGLKSSVSGFGTDQFDESDGKERKQMIKFFNWFFFFINTGSLGAVTILVYIQDNVGREWGYGICACAIVFGLVVFLSGTRRYRFKKLAGSPLTQIAAVFVAAWRKRRLDLPSDPALLFDVDDIPAAAQTQSKKKKQMLPHSKEFRFLDKAAINDGESIVKGKWYLSTLTDVEEVKMVIRMLPTWATTIMFWTVYAQMTTFSVSQATTLDRHIGGFEIPAASLTVFFVASILLTVPIYDRIITPICRKLLKNPHGLTPLQRIAVGLVLSIAAMAAAALTEVKRLRVAQSHGSEATVPLTVFVLVPQFLLVGSGEAFTYIGQIDFFLRECPKGMKTMSTGLFLSTLALGFFLSSTLVTIIHKVTLKKPWLADNLNQGRLYDFYWLLMILSVFNLAIFLFCAKRYVYKEKRLADQGIELEEGDDLVCH, encoded by the exons ATGGCTTCGGTGCTTCCGCAAACAAATATCGACGCCGGCGAAACCCTCCCCGACGCCTGGGACTACAAGGGCCGCCCCTCCCTCAAATCTGCCTCCGGCGGCTGGACCAGCGCCGCCATGATTCTCG GGGTCGAGGCCTTCGAGAGGCTGACGACGCTCGGCATCGCGGTGAACCTCGTCACTTACTTGACCGGAACCATGCATCTCGGCAATGCCGCCGCCGCCAACAATGTTACCAACTTTCTCGGCACTTCTTTCATGCTGTGCTTGCTCGGCGGCTTCATAGCTGATACTTTCCTAGGAAG GTACTTGACCATAGGCATCTTCGCCACGGTTCAAGCTACG GGAGTGACCCTACTGACAATCTCAACGACCATCCCGAGTCTCCGGCCGCCGAAGTGCACCCCGAACAGCGAGGCGTGCATTCCGGCGAGCGGAACGCAGTTCACGGTGCTCTACTTAGCCCTATACCTGACGGCCCTCGGCACAGGAGGCCTGAAGTCGAGCGTCTCGGGCTTCGGCACCGATCAGTTCGACGAGTCCGACGGGAAGGAGAGGAAGCAGATGATAAAATTCTTCAActggttcttcttcttcatcaacaCGGGATCGCTGGGAGCGGTGACGATTCTGGTGTATATTCAAGATAACGTAGGGAGGGAATGGGGGTATGGGATCTGCGCCTGCGCCATTGTTTTCGGGCTGGTGGTGTTCCTCTCGGGCACCAGGCGCTACCGTTTCAAGAAGCTCGCCGGCAGCCCGCTCACGCAGATCGCCGCCGTCTTCGTCGCCGCATGGAGGAAGAGGCGCCTTGACCTGCCCTCCGACCCCGCGCTTCTGTTCGACGTCGATGACATCCCCGCCGCCGCTCAAACTCAgagcaagaagaagaagcagatgTTGCCCCACAGCAAGGAGTTCCG ATTCCTGGACAAGGCAGCAATAAACGATGGTGAGTCCATAGTGAAAGGCAAATGGTATCTGTCGACGTTAACAGATGTTGAAGAAGTTAAGATGGTGATAAGAATGCTACCAACATGGGCCACAACGATAATGTTTTGGACCGTCTATGCCCAAATGACAACATTCTCGGTGTCCCAAGCCACAACCTTGGACCGCCACATCGGCGGATTCGAGATCCCGGCAGCGTCCCTCACCGTCTTCTTCGTCGCCAGCATCCTTCTGACTGTCCCGATCTACGATCGTATCATCACCCCGATATGTCGGAAGTTGTTGAAGAACCCCCACGGGCTCACCCCCCTCCAACGAATTGCCGTCGGTCTAGTCCTATCCATCGCGGCCATGGCGGCGGCCGCGTTGACTGAGGTTAAGCGGCTCCGGGTGGCCCAGTCACACGGTAGCGAGGCCACTGTGCCGCTGACTGTCTTCGTCTTGGTCCCACAGTTCCTGCTGGTGGGGTCGGGGGAGGCGTTCACGTACATCGGACAGATTGATTTCTTCCTGAGGGAGTGTCCTAAAGGGATGAAAACAATGAGCACGGGTTTGTTTCTAAGCACATTGGCATTAGGGTTCTTTTTGAGCTCCACATTAGTCACCATTATCCATAAGGTGACTTTGAAGAAACCGTGGTTAGCTGATAACCTTAACCAAGGCCGGCTTTACGATTTCTATTGGCTCTTGATGATTCTGAGTGTCTTCAATTTGgcgatatttttattttgcgcAAAAAGGTATGTGTACAAGGAGAAGAGACTTGCTGACCAAGGAATTGAGTTGGAAGAAGGTGATGACCTAGTTTGCcattaa
- the LOC130994318 gene encoding uncharacterized protein LOC130994318, translating to MFISAVCRPLFAADGSIIFDGKIGIFPFTEMVAAKRSSKNRVAGTLEQKPIESVSKPVMRDFFINKIVPAIITKWPSFASKDVFIQQDNARPHICNDDLEFREAATRDGFNINIVNQPPNSPDTNINDLGFFRAIQSLQTEIACSDVDDLVNAVHKAYEDLDPMALNCVFLSLQGCMLEIMKVKGNNCYKLPHMKKGALIRQDLLPTSLEVPHELVTQSMKYLKDQGAEEGLEELMDRLGINEANMDGIEELFNAMMLLD from the exons ATGTTCATATCTGCAGTGTGCCGGCCACTATTTGCTGCAGATGGCAGCATTATATTTGATGGGAAGATAGGCATATTCCCATTTACAGAGATGGTGGCAGCAAAAAGATCAAGTAAGAACAGGGTGGCTGGAACTCTAGAGCAAAAGCCCATAGAAAGTGTGAGCAAACCAGTTATGAGAGACTTTTTCATCAACAAG ATTGTGCCTGCCATCATAACCAAGTGGCCCTCTTTTGCAAGCAAAGATGTGTTTATTCAACAAGATAATGCAAGACCACATATTTGCAATGATGACTTGGAGTTTAGAGAGGCTGCCACACGTGATGGTTTCAATATCAACATTGTGAATCAACCTCCAAACTCACCCGACACCAATATCAATGACCTTGGGTTTTTTAGGGCCATTCAAAGCCTACAAACTGAAATTGCATGcagtgatgttgatgatttagtGAATGCAGTGCATAAAGCTTATGAAGACCTAGATCCAATGGCTTTAAACTGTGTTTTCTTAAGCTTACAAGGTTGCATGTTGGAGATCATGAAGGTGAAGGGCAATAACTGTTATAAGCTGCCACATATGAAGAAAGGGGCATTGATTAGACAAGATTTGCTTCCAACAAGTTTGGAAGTCCCCCATGAACTTGTCACACAAAGCATGAAGTATTTGAAAGATCAAGGTGCAGAGGAAGGACTAGAAGAGCTAATGGATAGATTAGGCATTAATGAAGCAAATATGGATGGCATTGAAGAACTTTTCAATGCCATGATGTTGCTTGATTAA